In a single window of the Papaver somniferum cultivar HN1 chromosome 8, ASM357369v1, whole genome shotgun sequence genome:
- the LOC113302451 gene encoding protein CHUP1, chloroplastic-like, protein MAGNKVKQAMGFQKSSSPTTTSKPEERTTPKRTQSCPSPSPGSSTTKQKTVFSRSFGVYFPRSSAQVQPRPPDVSDLLKVVEELRERECHLKTKIIEQKLLKQSVAIVPYLESEITSKNSEIEVCNKKIEELECDNERLKKELERLEMKIEEERKEKEKFVKEMEVEISELKKTIEEQKKTITEQSRTDSSLSASSSNKLSSCIESGHNALHSRSNSTEEVLSTSQRFMGLVDVTTKKNLAVRNLKRGVALKLLEIVANQDNNQHKQIEITDPKKVEVEIERNHHQTEEMSVISSSIKSRIPRVPKPPPKPSSSTTTTPLPSPTSSSSSSSSSDSSLTEETNSKSLSSAAPPPPPPPPPPMGRKTTVPPPPPPPPPPTAKKTNVPPPPLAKKTLAPPPPPPLPCKGGKIGPTKVKRVPEVVEFYHSLMRRDSKKESGISGSDIPAAANARDMIGEIENRSAHQLAIKSDVETQGDFIRSLIKEVENATFTNIEDVVAFVKWLDDELSYLVDERAVLKHFEWPEQKADALREAAFGYCDFKKLELEALNLIDDTRQPCGTALKKMQTSLEKLEHGAYNLSRMRESSTNKYKGFHIPTDWMLETGFVAQIKLASVKLAMKFMNRVSTELEAAGGAPELEELMLQGVRFAFRVHQFAGGFDAETMRAFQELRNKSKSCHIQCQNQQQQKLLCRSTPC, encoded by the exons ATGGCTGGAAATAAGGTAAAACAAGCAATGGGTTTTCAGAAATCATCGTctccaacaacaacatcaaaaccaGAAGAAAGAACAACACCAAAACGTACACAATCATGTCCATCGCCATCACCAGGTAGTTCAACTACAAAACAGAAGACTGTGTTTTCTCGTTCTTTTGGGGTTTATTTTCCTCGTTCTTCTGCTCAAGTTCAACCTCGTCCACCGGATGTTAGTGATTTACTTAAAGTCGTTGAAGAATTAAGGGAAAGAGAATGCCATCTTAAAACGAAAATCATTGAACAAAAGCTTTTGAAACAATCTGTTGCGATCGTTCCGTATTTAGAAAGTGAAATTACTTCGAAGAATTCAGAAATTGAAGTCTGTAATAAGAAAATTGAAGAGTTAGAAtgtgataatgagagattaaagaAGGAATTAGAGAGATTAGAGATGAAGATcgaagaagaaaggaaagaaaaggagaaatttGTTAAAGAGATGGAAGTTGAGATTTCAGAGCTTAAGAAAACAATCGAAGAACAGAAGAAAACAATTACAGAACAAAGTCGAACAGATTCATCGTTATCTGCATCGTCGTCAAACAAATTATCAAGTTGCATTGAATCTGGTCACAATGCTCTGCATTCCAGGTCTAATTCCACGGAAGAAGTATTATCAACATCACAGAGATTTATGGGTTTGGTGGATGTAACTACGAAAAAAAATCTAGCGGTGAGGAATTTGAAAAGGGGAGTAGCATTGAAACTTTTAGAGATTGTTGCGAATCAAGACAATAATCAACATAAACAGATTGAAATTACAGATCCGAAGAAAGTAGAAGTGGAAATTGAGAGGAATCATCATCAAACTGAAGAAATGTCAGTGATTTCTAGTAGTATTAAATCTCGAATCCCTAGGGTTCCTAAACCTCCTCCAAAaccttcatcatcaacaacaacaacaccattacCATCTCccacttcatcttcatcatcatcttcaagttCTGATTCTTCTTTAACTGAAGAAACGAACTCTAAAAGCTTGTCTTCAGCTGCGCCTCCGCCGCCGCCTCCACCACCCCCTCCAATGGGGAGAAAGACAActgtaccacctccaccaccaccgcctcctcCTCCAACAGCAAAAAAGACGAATGTACCTCCTCCTCCTCTGGCAAAAAAGACGCTTGCACCCCCTCCACCTCCGCCATTGCCATGTAAAGGGGGAAAAATTGGTCCTACTAAGGTCAAAAGAGTACCGGAAGTTGTGGAGTTCTATCATTCTTTAATGCGGAGAGATTCAAAGAAAGAATCCGGAATCTCTGGGTCTGACATTCCGGCCGCCGCTAACGCTCGTGATATGATCGGAGAAATTGAGAATCGGTCTGCCCATCAACTAGCT ATCAAGTCAGATGTTGAAACCCAAGGTGATTTCATCAGATCTCTGATAAAAGAAGTTGAAAATGCTACTTTCACTAACattgaagatgtagttgcttttgTTAAATGGCTTGATGACGAGCTTTCATACCTG GTGGATGAAAGAGCAGTTCTTAAACACTTTGAATGGCCTGAGCAAAAAGCAGATGCATTAAGGGAAGCTGCATTTGGTTATTGTGATTTTAAAAAGCTTGAATTAGAAGCTTTAAACTTAATTGATGATACTAGACAACCTTGTGGAACTGCCTTGAAAAAGATGCAAACTTCACTtgaaaa ATTAGAACATGGAGCTTATAATCTATCAAGAATGAGAGAATCTTCAACTAATAAATACAAGGGTTTTCACATTCCTACTGATTGGATGCTTGAAACAGGATTTGTTGCTCAG ATCAAACTTGCATCAGTCAAGCTAGCCATGAAGTTCATGAACAGGGTTTCAACAGAACTGGAGGCCGCAGGTGGCGCTCCTGAATTAGAAGAATTGATGCTCCAAGGCGTAAGATTTGCATTCCGAGTGCATCAG TTTGCAGGAGGTTTCGATGCAGAAACAATGAGAGCATTTCAGGAGTTAAGAAACAAATCTAAATCATGCCATATACAATGTCAAAACCAGCAGCAACAAAAACTTTTATGCAGGTCTACACCTTGCTAA